From the Bacteroidia bacterium genome, one window contains:
- the rsgA gene encoding ribosome small subunit-dependent GTPase A: MTLQELGYDEHFSNLFTTNDFAAFQPARVIAEHKERYVVRAAAGEYSGEITGTLRFSARGREDFPAVGDWVAVSISDPELAVIHAVLPRHSVIRRQAVGKHAEIQVIAANIDVAFLVQAADRDFNINRLERYLTICYASNVRPIILLTKIDLIDAADLSVILERVRSRIDDVPVLAISSETEEGYSELRACIAVGKTHCLLGSSGVGKSTLLNHLSGKTLMRTDAISDSTSKGRHVTTHRELVVLDGGGILIDNPGMREVGIADAGEGLERTFDRISELSRECRFPDCTHTSEIGCRVLAALDSGELDNGTYENFMKMERERAHFESTVAERRRNEKIFGKVLKDYKKLMKKHPGSKF; encoded by the coding sequence ATGACACTTCAGGAACTCGGTTACGACGAACATTTTTCAAACCTGTTCACGACCAATGACTTCGCAGCATTCCAACCCGCCCGCGTCATCGCCGAGCATAAGGAACGCTACGTCGTCCGTGCCGCAGCGGGAGAGTACAGCGGGGAGATCACCGGAACCCTCCGCTTCTCCGCACGGGGTCGCGAGGACTTTCCTGCAGTGGGCGACTGGGTGGCCGTATCCATCAGCGATCCCGAACTGGCGGTCATTCATGCCGTGCTTCCGCGGCATTCGGTGATCAGGCGACAAGCCGTGGGCAAACATGCGGAAATTCAGGTCATCGCGGCGAATATCGACGTGGCGTTCCTGGTGCAGGCCGCGGACAGGGATTTCAACATCAACCGTCTCGAGCGCTACCTGACCATTTGCTACGCATCGAACGTCCGGCCGATCATTTTACTCACGAAAATCGATTTGATCGATGCCGCGGACCTGTCTGTCATCCTGGAACGCGTCCGGTCGCGCATCGATGATGTTCCGGTCCTCGCGATCAGCAGTGAAACAGAAGAGGGATATTCCGAACTCCGGGCATGCATCGCGGTAGGGAAAACGCACTGTCTGCTTGGTTCATCCGGGGTGGGGAAGTCTACTCTGCTCAACCATCTTTCCGGCAAAACGCTCATGCGCACGGATGCAATCAGCGACAGCACCAGCAAGGGTCGGCACGTCACCACGCATCGTGAGCTGGTCGTGCTTGACGGCGGAGGCATTCTCATCGATAATCCCGGAATGCGCGAGGTGGGCATAGCGGATGCCGGAGAAGGCCTGGAACGTACCTTCGACAGAATAAGCGAGCTTTCACGTGAATGCCGTTTTCCTGATTGCACGCATACGTCCGAAATCGGCTGCCGGGTTCTCGCAGCCCTCGACAGCGGAGAACTCGACAACGGCACCTACGAGAATTTCATGAAGATGGAACGCGAGCGCGCGCATTTCGAAAGCACCGTCGCCGAACGCCGACGCAACGAGAAAATCTTCGGCAAGGTTCTGAAGGATTACAAGAAATTGATGAAAAAGCATCCCGGGTCGAAATTCTGA